Proteins encoded together in one Bombiscardovia nodaiensis window:
- the LinCd gene encoding MFS transporter, protein MSVKRTNVIFGTLLCGAIVTSLLQTALTTALPAIMAELHLGASTAQWLTSAFSLTMAIMVPATAYLIKRFSTRQIFSSAMFLFTLGTFFAWVAPSFPLLLTGRILQALGSGIILPLLQVVVMTMYPPEKQGFVMGIYGLAAGAAPVFAPTLAGFLIGIRGWRSIFLVTLIPSALTLILSLVTINNVSETEKIPFDYLSMVLCALGMTGLLLGLGNLTSGGLPTTVLPLLLGLLACVFFVRRQLKLSQPFLDVRAFSDRNFRLAVIISVLLYAVMMGGSTIYPILIQTVMGKSAVVSALVMLPGSLIMSLISPRAGRFYDRFGIRALVLAGSLIMLVSCLGVSFVHSSTDIALLVALYALRLFAVGCIMMTIVTWGMQKLPASQVTHGSALLTSLRTLAGAFGSAVSMEIMSYASQASVAHQVANYAGVRVAFLSISALAFVQLLVALAAFGAHSTHGERGSGC, encoded by the coding sequence ATGTCAGTCAAAAGAACGAATGTTATATTCGGAACGCTCCTGTGTGGGGCCATAGTTACCTCACTCCTGCAAACTGCGCTCACCACTGCCCTGCCCGCAATCATGGCCGAACTGCATCTGGGAGCGAGCACGGCCCAGTGGCTCACGAGTGCCTTCAGCCTGACGATGGCTATTATGGTGCCCGCCACAGCCTATCTCATCAAGCGCTTCTCCACCCGCCAGATTTTCTCCAGCGCTATGTTCCTATTTACGCTAGGCACGTTCTTCGCTTGGGTGGCGCCCTCCTTTCCTCTCCTTCTTACCGGCAGAATCTTGCAGGCCTTGGGTTCCGGCATTATTCTGCCCCTCTTACAGGTAGTTGTTATGACCATGTACCCTCCTGAAAAACAGGGGTTTGTGATGGGCATTTACGGGCTCGCTGCGGGGGCTGCGCCCGTATTCGCCCCAACGTTAGCTGGGTTTCTAATTGGTATCCGAGGCTGGCGGAGCATCTTCCTGGTCACGCTGATTCCATCGGCTTTGACCCTGATACTTTCGCTGGTGACTATCAACAATGTCAGTGAAACTGAGAAAATCCCCTTCGACTACCTGTCTATGGTGCTGTGTGCTCTAGGCATGACTGGCTTGCTCCTAGGGCTGGGCAACCTGACTTCGGGAGGCCTGCCCACCACTGTGCTGCCCTTGCTTCTGGGTCTACTCGCCTGCGTGTTCTTCGTGCGCCGGCAGTTGAAGCTGAGCCAGCCCTTCCTCGACGTTCGAGCGTTTTCAGATAGGAACTTCCGCCTGGCCGTTATTATTAGTGTTCTGCTCTACGCTGTCATGATGGGCGGCTCAACTATCTATCCAATTTTGATACAGACGGTTATGGGCAAGTCGGCTGTGGTCTCCGCTTTGGTTATGCTGCCGGGCTCTCTGATTATGTCTCTTATCAGCCCTCGGGCAGGGCGCTTTTACGACCGCTTCGGTATTCGCGCTCTAGTTCTTGCGGGCAGCTTGATTATGTTGGTCAGTTGCTTGGGCGTCTCTTTTGTGCATTCCAGTACCGACATAGCCTTGCTTGTGGCCCTCTACGCGCTCAGGCTCTTTGCAGTGGGGTGCATAATGATGACTATCGTCACCTGGGGTATGCAAAAGTTACCTGCCAGTCAAGTCACCCATGGCTCTGCTCTGCTGACTTCCTTGCGTACCCTCGCTGGTGCCTTCGGATCGGCAGTGAGCATGGAGATTATGTCTTACGCCTCGCAAGCATCCGTCGCCCATCAGGTCGCCAACTACGCCGGAGTCCGAGTTGCCTTTCTCTCTATCTCAGCCTTGGCGTTTGTCCAGCTACTCGTAGCCCTGGCAGCTTTTGGCGCGCACAGCACGCATGGCGAGCGTGGCAGTGGGTGCTAA
- a CDS encoding TetR family transcriptional regulator, with translation MVNTKNNQRFRDTEVRMEAAMLHLLKEREFSKISVSSICKRAEVNRSTFYAHFCDIPEMLSVMEDTLADELLARYASPKGPRNQMFSRDSFIPFLQHIKEHQYFYRIILGTRKAFPLETGYEPLLNMVIRPLCERAGIESEDDILYYLTYFEAGFSVILKRWLDQGCKKSEEEFASTITNCIPAILSPKTQASSAGKPPKQQARNGQGPQNE, from the coding sequence GTGGTGAACACAAAAAACAACCAGCGCTTCCGCGACACCGAAGTTCGCATGGAAGCCGCCATGCTTCACTTGCTCAAGGAGCGCGAATTCTCCAAAATCTCGGTCTCCAGCATCTGCAAGAGAGCCGAGGTAAACCGCTCCACCTTCTACGCCCACTTCTGCGATATCCCTGAGATGCTGAGCGTGATGGAAGACACCTTGGCGGACGAACTACTCGCCAGGTATGCCAGCCCCAAAGGGCCTCGAAATCAAATGTTCTCTCGGGACTCCTTCATCCCATTTTTGCAACACATCAAAGAGCACCAGTACTTCTACCGGATTATTCTCGGCACCCGCAAGGCTTTCCCCCTGGAGACCGGCTACGAACCTCTACTCAACATGGTGATTCGCCCCTTGTGCGAGCGCGCGGGCATCGAATCCGAAGACGACATCCTCTACTATCTGACCTATTTTGAGGCCGGATTCTCCGTCATCCTGAAGCGCTGGCTAGACCAGGGCTGCAAGAAGAGCGAAGAGGAGTTCGCCAGCACCATCACCAACTGCATCCCTGCGATTCTGAGCCCCAAAACGCAGGCAAGCTCGGCAGGCAAACCCCCGAAGCAGCAGGCCCGAAACGGACAAGGCCCGCAAAATGAGTAG